The Bdellovibrio bacteriovorus DNA segment CGAAGCAATGAAAGATCGGCTTCCGGGAAGCTTTCCAAGTGCACAGAGTCTTTTTTATTCGGAAGAACTTGTGCCAAGTTTTTGTAAGTCGTCTCGGACATGAAGGGAGCAAATGGCGCCATCAAGCGAGCTAGAGTTACAAGAACCTCATGCAAAGTTTCGTAAGCAAAACGCTTTTCTTCCGGCATACCGTCTTGCCAGAAGTGGCTGCGGTTAAAGCGGATGTAGGTGTTCGTCAAATCCTCGATAAACTGAAGGAGATGAGGAACCACGTTGTACAAACGATAAGCGTCCATCTCTCTATGTGTATTTGCGATCAGACCGTTTAAGCGAGAAAGAACCCACTGATCCAGAATGTTCGGAGATTTTTTCGCGTCACCTTTTGGTACGAAGCCGTCGATGTTCGCGTAGTTCGCAAAGAACGAATACGAGTTCCACCATCTCAAAAGGATTTTACGAACCACATCGTAAACGCCTTTTTCAGAGAACTTCAATTCTTGCGCTTTCACGACCGGAGAATCAATCAAGTACAGACGAAGCGCATCGGCACCATGCTGATTCAATACTTCCATTGGATCAGGATAGTTACGAAGACTCTTCGACATTTTGCGACCGTCTTCTGCAAGGACAAGCCCGTTCACTACGACATTTTGGAACGGAGCTTGGTTGAACAACGCCGTTCCGATGACGGACAAGGTGTAGAACCAACCACGAGTTTGATCTAAACCTTCCGCGATGAACTGCGCAGGGAAGGCTTTTTTGAACTCTTCCACATTCGCGTTCGGGAAGCCCCACTGAGCGTAAGGCATAGAACCAGATTCAAACCAGCAATCCAAAACGCCATCGACACGCTTTAGCGGAGATTTACCCGTTGGAGACGGAATTTCGATTTCGTCGACAAACTCGATATGCAGATCAGTTACTTTTTTGCCGGATAATTTTTCAAGCTGCTCACAGGAACCGATACAGATGACTTCGCCTTCTTTGTTTCTCCAAAGCGGCAAAGGAGTTCCCCAGAAACGGTTGCGCGAAATCGCCCAGTCACGAGCGTTTTCTAACCAGTTTCCAAAACGACCATCACGAAGGTGATCAGGCACCCAGGACGTGTTTTTATTGTTCGCAACAAGGTTCTCTTTGATCTTTTCAACGGCAACAAACCAAGAAGACACCGCACGATAGATCAGTGGAGTGTCCGAACGATAGCAGTAAGGATAACTATGTTGAATCGTGTCCTGTTTGAAAAGATTCCCGCGTTTTTTTAGATCCGCGATGATGTCTTTATCCGCGTCTTTCACGCGTTTGCCAGCGTAATCGGGAACCTCGCTTGTGAACATACCGTCATCATCGACGGGATTTACTAAGGGAATGCCCGCTTTCGAACACGCATAGTAGTCCTCTTCACCAAACGCCGGAGCCATATGCACCACACCCGTACCGCTGTCAGTCGTGACGTGATCTGAAGAGATGATACGGAAAGCCCCTTTATCGGCGCGATCGCCGAAGTAAGGGAATAAAGGTTCATAGGTCAAATCAACAAGGTCTTTGCCCTTCATCATTTGCAAAACTTCAACTTCTTCATCCGGTTTTTTGAAAACAGATGGAAGAAGAGCTTGCGCCAAAATCAATTTGCGACCGGAAGACTTCTCTTGAACTTTAACGTAGTCGATATCCAGACCCACTGCCAAAGCTAAGTTCGAAGGCAACGTCCAAGGAGTCGTCGTCCAAGCCATGACTGCGGTGTCTGGTTGGTTGATGAGTTTAAACATCACCGTGATCGCCGGGTCTTGAACCATTTTATAGTTTTGGTTGGCTTCGAAGTTTGAAAGCGAAGTCGAGATTCCTACAGAGTAAGGAACAACTTTGTAGCCTTCATAGATCAAACCTTTTTCGAAAAGCTGTTGGAACACCCACCAAACGCTCTCCATGAAGGAAACATCCATCGTGAAGTAAGGGTTTTCCATGTCGACCCAACGACCTACGCGGCGAACTGTGGTTTTCCACTCTTCAGAATATCTTTTTACGATACCGCGACAAGCATCGTTGTAATTAGCAACGCCCATTTTGAAAACGTCTTTACGGCTTTCGATTTTATGAGCTTTGTTGATTTCGTACTCCACCGGAAGGCCGTGACAGTCCCAACCAAAACGACGAGGAACAGTGTAACCTTTCATCGTCCAGTAACGAGGAACCACGTCTTTCAATACCCCCGCAAGCAAGTGTCCGTAGTGAGGAAGACCTGTCGCAAACGGAGGACCGTCATAAAAGCTGTAAGTCTTTTTTCCTTTTGGATCTAAAGACTTCGCGAAAATTTTTTCCTGATCCCAAAAATCTAAAATGGATTCTTCCTGCTTCGAAAGATTCACATCGGGTTTTACAGAATTATAAGGGGCTGTACGAGTGGTGTTTGCGTTTGTCATAGGTCCTCAATATCTATCAGGTTTCGCTCTGAGATGCATCTTTTTCAGGCCCTCAGGAGAGGCCATTTTTTCGGGGTTAATGCGATGCAATAGGGGCGGGGACGCCAAAGCCCTCAAGTTTCAGCGTTATAAACACTCAGTTTCAATCTTTCAGAGACGTTTGGACAGGCTGCTTGTAAGGAGCAGCCTCGTTGGGGAATTAGTATTTCACACTGCAACCATAAGGTTTGCTGGTTTCTTTCGCGATCTTTTCGCCTTTTTCGGCACTCGCTACCGCACGAACAATGTAGTTTTCGGAAGTTGCAATCGTCTTAGGATCCGCAGAATCGTTGCTGTCGATAGCACCGTTATAACGAAGGACACCTTGAGGGTCGATCAGGTACATGTGCGGAGTGGTTTTAGCTCCGTAAGCTTTTCCCATCGCGCCTTTTTCATCAAGAAGGATAGCTGAAGCTTTGGAGCCTTCTTTCTGTGCATTCTTCACGGCATCAGCCGCGGCCAAATGACCTTGTTTGCCAGGAGCTGAAGAAATCACCGACAGCCACACGATGTTTTTCGCGGTCATGTCACCTTGGATCTTTTGCATGTTTTTGCTGTCGTAATGTTTGCGAACGTAAGGACAATCCTTGTTGTACCACTCAAGCACAACATACTTTCCTTTGTAGTCAGCAAGTTTATGTGTTTTTCCTGTGGCATCGACGACAGAAAAATCAGGAGCAGGGCTTCCTATTTTTGCTTCGGCCATCGCCAAAGAGCTTGCACATGTGATCAATAACATTGCGAAGATTTTTTTCATTGTTCTTTCTCCTTGTTAAAAAGTTCTAAGATAATTCCTTTGGTTAAAATCTCGGGCAAAATCTGCGGTTTCTGAGAACCGGCAGCATAATAAACATAAAGAGGCAGGGAATTCCGACCATATCCCGCTAATGCGTCGGTGATAGCGGGATTCTTATCGGTCCAATCTGCTTTATAAAGTTGCACTGCATTCGCAGTAAAAGCGCTTTGAATCTCAGAGGTGTGAAGAACGAGTTTCTTATTCACCTGACAAGTGATGCACCAAGCGGCGGTGAAGTCGATAAAGACGGCTTTTCCTTGGGCGATATCTTCTGCGATGGATTCTTTACTGAAAGTTTTCCAAGCCTCGTCTTGAGAGGCTTTCATACTTGTGACAGATTCTTGTGGCATTAAGACTAAGACGGCGAATGAAAATAGAAATCCCAGAAGCAAAAGAATTTGTTTCCATCTTTCATTGCGAACCTGGCGCGAAGTCCAAATCCACAAGGCGATGAACAAATAAATTCCTAATAAGAAAAGTAAACTCGCGATGGTCACTTGATGTGACAAGACCCATAGCAGCCAAAGCACCGTTGCAAAAAGTGGGAAGGCTAAAAACTCTTTAAGTTTTTCCATCCAGGCGCCAGGCTTCGGAAGGTACTGAATTGTTTTTGGAAAGTAAGCCAGAATAAAGAATGGCAAAGCCATTCCCAAACCCAGTCCTGCAAAGACAAGCAATGTGCTTGCGGCTGGCATTGCCAGTGAAGCTCCAAGGGCCGCGCCCATGAACGGTGCCGTGCAGGGAGTAGCGACCACAGTGGCAAGCACTCCTGTTAGGAAGGAACCCGCGCGATCTGAAGAGGTTTTCTTTGCGCCAAGATAAGTTAACGACTGTCCAATCTCAAATGTGCCTAAAAAATTAAGACCTAACCAGAAAAACAAAATAGAAATGCCCGCAGCGATAACGGGAGATTGCAATTGGAAACCCCAACCAATCTGCTCACCACCGGCGCGTAAAAGCATCAATGCTCCGCCGAGAATTAAAAAAGACATCATGACGCCTAAAGTGTAAAACAGACCCGAAGTTCGCAGACTTTGTGCATTTTTATCCGGACCTAAGAAGCTTAAAACTTTGATGGATAAAACGGGAAACACACAAGGCATAAAGTTTAAAATAAATCCACCCAGCAAAGCCCACAGCACGACAAATCCCAATGAAGCGGGAGCGGTTTTTTGCAAAGAGATTTCGTAGCCCTGCTTTTTTCCGTCCGCGTTTTCAGTGACAAGAAGAAAGCGTGCACCTTCAAAATCGGTTTTGGAAGTATCTTGCAAAGCTAGGTTGATTTCGAAGTTGTTGCCCTCTGGGATTAACTCTGGTGCGGAGGCTTTAAAGCTTTCGCCATCTTCAGGAAAGATTTCTAAATTTTTCGGTGTTGCTTGCGAGGAAAGATTCAGAACAGTTTTTAAAGTCGAGCCCTCTAATTTTTGAGGGACCCAGGAAAAAGACGAGGGAGCTGACGCAGGGTAAACGAACTTCGAGAAAACCTCTGACGGAGGCCCTCGCTGAGCAGAATAGGGAATTTCGGTCTTCAGTTCCGTGAAATAGGGAACGCATTCGATTTTGCAAATAAGAAACTCTACATGGACCGAAGCTTGAACAGAATTCTGCTTTGCCTCAGGTTCTAGATCGAAGACAAAAAGAGATTCGTTGGAGTAACCAAAGTTGATCAGACCTTCGACGGGAATACGTTCCGGAAGAGGCCAATGCTCTTTCGTAATCTTCGCGTTTGTTAAACTCCAGTTCCATTTCGGAGCCGCACCGGAATCACCCGAATTTTTCCAGTATATATGCCAGTGATCTTTAATTCTAAAATGAATACCTAAAGACGGTTTCAGATTTTCATTCCAAGAGGTCCGGGACGAAATAAGTTTTACTTCCCCTTGGGGGAAATGAAAAGTATCGGCCGCAAAGGACGTGCAAGAGTAAGTCATGATGAGAGCGGTAAAAAGTCGGGCAAGAAAAAGCATTCTTTAGTTATAGAAAAATTTCTGCTCGACGCCAACATTACTGCGTTTAGCTGGCCGTATTAAATGCAATGCGGGGTTAGATTGTTTAAAATCAACTGAGAATTGGAAGAAAGCCTGCGTCCTTATGTCTGCAACGGCAATGGTTGTAAATTCGGCACTCGCCGATGACACGGCAGAAATGGTTGCCGATTTTTCGGCAGGGCTCGTGCCAGCTCTGGATAAATCGAATTTGAAACAATATTTCTTTGGGTCCCTGCTTGCATTCAGAGATGTGCTGAGGAGACGCAGATGAAGCACATTATTTTAAAAATAGGGATGGGACTGACAATTCTTGGTTTGGTGGCCTGCAGTGGCGGTGGAAGTGGAAAGAAGATTATCGGTCAAGATCAGTTTGTCTATGTATTAACCCGCGATGACAGCAAGATTCATGAATATCATCTTTCTAAAGAAGGTGTGCTGACAGCATTGACGACTCCTACAGTCGCCACGGGAACCATGCCGTCATTCATGGTCATGGATCAAGCCCAGCAGTTTTTATACGTAGCGAACGAATACGACGGAACCGTTTCGCAGTTTAAAGTGGGTGCTGATGGAGTGTTAAGCGAATTAGCCGCCGCGATTTCCACGGAAGATATGCCGGTGCATCTTGCGATAAGTCCTGACGGAAAATTTCTCTATGCTTCCAGTATGACTGAGCCCAATATCACGCGTTTTGCGATAGCTGCTGACGGGACTTTGAGTCTTAGTGGCTTGATTCCTTACGCAGATGCCTCTTTAGGAGTTCACTTCTCACCTTCGGGCGAGTTTGCATACGTCATTAGTCATTACACGGATTCGATCTCTCAGTTTCGTTTGCAGTCTGACGGAAGTTTTCAAGCTTTGACGCCGGCATCGGTTCAAGCTGAAAGCTGTCCTTCGGGTCCTGTAGGTATCACTCAACTTACGCAAGGATCTTTTTTATATGCGGCAAGTTGCTGGACAGACTTAGTGGAATCTTTTGCGATTGGAAGTGATGGCACTTTGAACAAAAAAGCAACCATTGCAACGGGAGCGGCTCCGCAAGGTTTGCTCATTTCAGGAAGTCAGATGTTTGTAGCAAACGCAGGGAGCAGTGATATTTCTTTGTACTCTATCCAGCAGGATGGATCTTTGATTCATCAGTCGCCGACTTCGGTGTCTGCGGGTGTTGCTCCCGTGGGTATGGCAGTGAATGCAACAAGCACCTTTGCCTATGTTGTTGATTCTGGTGCTGATCAAATCCTCCGCTTTAAAATTTCTAGCCAAGGCTTGATTAAGGACGACACTTTTTCAGTCGGGACGGGTGGGTATCCCGTGCAAATATTGATGAAGTGACTCGGTATCGATCACTCATGGAACGGCGAGGAACAATTCTTCTGCAGAGTCGAATGCGTTGCTCGCTATGATTGATTTTCGGTCGTTCAGATCAGAAAAAATATGAGTGAAAACTCACTCTGAAAAATCGAGGAGACCCTCGAGTTTCCGAGGGAAGATTTAATGTTTATAATAATCTTACACGAGCGTTTGTTTACGGACCTGGCGAAATCAAACAGAAGTGCGTGAGAGCAATTTCTCATA contains these protein-coding regions:
- the ileS gene encoding isoleucine--tRNA ligase, translated to MTNANTTRTAPYNSVKPDVNLSKQEESILDFWDQEKIFAKSLDPKGKKTYSFYDGPPFATGLPHYGHLLAGVLKDVVPRYWTMKGYTVPRRFGWDCHGLPVEYEINKAHKIESRKDVFKMGVANYNDACRGIVKRYSEEWKTTVRRVGRWVDMENPYFTMDVSFMESVWWVFQQLFEKGLIYEGYKVVPYSVGISTSLSNFEANQNYKMVQDPAITVMFKLINQPDTAVMAWTTTPWTLPSNLALAVGLDIDYVKVQEKSSGRKLILAQALLPSVFKKPDEEVEVLQMMKGKDLVDLTYEPLFPYFGDRADKGAFRIISSDHVTTDSGTGVVHMAPAFGEEDYYACSKAGIPLVNPVDDDGMFTSEVPDYAGKRVKDADKDIIADLKKRGNLFKQDTIQHSYPYCYRSDTPLIYRAVSSWFVAVEKIKENLVANNKNTSWVPDHLRDGRFGNWLENARDWAISRNRFWGTPLPLWRNKEGEVICIGSCEQLEKLSGKKVTDLHIEFVDEIEIPSPTGKSPLKRVDGVLDCWFESGSMPYAQWGFPNANVEEFKKAFPAQFIAEGLDQTRGWFYTLSVIGTALFNQAPFQNVVVNGLVLAEDGRKMSKSLRNYPDPMEVLNQHGADALRLYLIDSPVVKAQELKFSEKGVYDVVRKILLRWWNSYSFFANYANIDGFVPKGDAKKSPNILDQWVLSRLNGLIANTHREMDAYRLYNVVPHLLQFIEDLTNTYIRFNRSHFWQDGMPEEKRFAYETLHEVLVTLARLMAPFAPFMSETTYKNLAQVLPNKKDSVHLESFPEADLSLLRPELEEAVKAMDVLVTLGRNHREKIQVKAKIPLREIRIIHRSAKVLETLKRFEPYFIDELNFRKVNYDANEDQFVQITAKANFPVLGKRLGPKMKAVGAAIQKLQLQDLLKLENGETITVEGEEIQLSDVEIRRAPKGDNANLSVHQVVSIEVDPTVTPEQEREGLAREIMRKIQVARKTADFQMDDKITLDIACAGALLEALNAHKDMIVSETLTKNLNVLDLNADPKGVHTETSDIDGEVIKIGVTALPRS
- a CDS encoding redoxin domain-containing protein, whose amino-acid sequence is MKKIFAMLLITCASSLAMAEAKIGSPAPDFSVVDATGKTHKLADYKGKYVVLEWYNKDCPYVRKHYDSKNMQKIQGDMTAKNIVWLSVISSAPGKQGHLAAADAVKNAQKEGSKASAILLDEKGAMGKAYGAKTTPHMYLIDPQGVLRYNGAIDSNDSADPKTIATSENYIVRAVASAEKGEKIAKETSKPYGCSVKY
- a CDS encoding protein-disulfide reductase DsbD family protein, which codes for MLFLARLFTALIMTYSCTSFAADTFHFPQGEVKLISSRTSWNENLKPSLGIHFRIKDHWHIYWKNSGDSGAAPKWNWSLTNAKITKEHWPLPERIPVEGLINFGYSNESLFVFDLEPEAKQNSVQASVHVEFLICKIECVPYFTELKTEIPYSAQRGPPSEVFSKFVYPASAPSSFSWVPQKLEGSTLKTVLNLSSQATPKNLEIFPEDGESFKASAPELIPEGNNFEINLALQDTSKTDFEGARFLLVTENADGKKQGYEISLQKTAPASLGFVVLWALLGGFILNFMPCVFPVLSIKVLSFLGPDKNAQSLRTSGLFYTLGVMMSFLILGGALMLLRAGGEQIGWGFQLQSPVIAAGISILFFWLGLNFLGTFEIGQSLTYLGAKKTSSDRAGSFLTGVLATVVATPCTAPFMGAALGASLAMPAASTLLVFAGLGLGMALPFFILAYFPKTIQYLPKPGAWMEKLKEFLAFPLFATVLWLLWVLSHQVTIASLLFLLGIYLFIALWIWTSRQVRNERWKQILLLLGFLFSFAVLVLMPQESVTSMKASQDEAWKTFSKESIAEDIAQGKAVFIDFTAAWCITCQVNKKLVLHTSEIQSAFTANAVQLYKADWTDKNPAITDALAGYGRNSLPLYVYYAAGSQKPQILPEILTKGIILELFNKEKEQ
- a CDS encoding lactonase family protein, encoding MKHIILKIGMGLTILGLVACSGGGSGKKIIGQDQFVYVLTRDDSKIHEYHLSKEGVLTALTTPTVATGTMPSFMVMDQAQQFLYVANEYDGTVSQFKVGADGVLSELAAAISTEDMPVHLAISPDGKFLYASSMTEPNITRFAIAADGTLSLSGLIPYADASLGVHFSPSGEFAYVISHYTDSISQFRLQSDGSFQALTPASVQAESCPSGPVGITQLTQGSFLYAASCWTDLVESFAIGSDGTLNKKATIATGAAPQGLLISGSQMFVANAGSSDISLYSIQQDGSLIHQSPTSVSAGVAPVGMAVNATSTFAYVVDSGADQILRFKISSQGLIKDDTFSVGTGGYPVQILMK